From the genome of Halobellus litoreus, one region includes:
- a CDS encoding thiamine pyrophosphate-dependent enzyme, translating into MSDRESDIRAPPATGDDGGGDVRYLSQSDLSVPTHQIVAPDGSYDERAIPDLDDEELLDLYRWMVTDRVFSRRMVNIQRRGELGTFGSTRGQEASIIGSAFTLRPDDWLYVGRAWTPMFMRGASMKDMILFWRGIEEGQEAFAKHNSQIAISIGSHLPLVAGLAWGMHLDDADAVATAYLGDGATSTGAAHEGINLAGSLGLPALFFCQNNQYAISMPYEKQSGANTIAQKALAYGIDAIRVDGQDVLAVYDAVETARERVRDGEPVFVESVTYRLDAHTTSDDPTRYRSEEEVEHWEAHDPIERYREFLKSEGLWSEIDHDAVVEEIDAEFDEALAAANEMEERAVSEMFTYLYDELPPELARQLAEFENLLERRPEMYDYIEQRPKG; encoded by the coding sequence ATGAGCGATAGAGAGTCAGACATACGAGCACCTCCGGCTACCGGCGACGACGGCGGTGGCGACGTGCGGTACCTCTCGCAGTCGGACCTGTCGGTGCCCACGCACCAGATCGTCGCGCCCGACGGATCGTACGACGAGCGTGCGATCCCGGACCTCGACGACGAGGAGCTCTTGGACCTGTATCGGTGGATGGTGACCGATCGGGTGTTCTCCCGGCGGATGGTGAACATCCAGCGGCGGGGCGAACTGGGCACGTTCGGCTCCACCCGCGGTCAGGAGGCGAGCATCATCGGGAGCGCGTTCACGCTCCGACCAGACGACTGGCTGTACGTCGGCCGCGCGTGGACGCCGATGTTTATGCGCGGCGCGTCGATGAAAGACATGATCCTGTTCTGGCGGGGAATCGAGGAGGGACAGGAGGCCTTCGCGAAGCACAACTCCCAGATCGCGATCTCGATCGGCTCGCACCTCCCGCTGGTCGCGGGCCTGGCCTGGGGAATGCATCTGGACGACGCCGACGCAGTCGCGACGGCCTACCTCGGCGACGGCGCGACGAGCACCGGCGCGGCCCACGAAGGGATCAACCTCGCGGGGTCGCTCGGCCTGCCGGCCCTCTTCTTCTGTCAGAACAACCAGTACGCCATCTCGATGCCGTACGAGAAACAGAGCGGCGCGAACACGATCGCCCAGAAGGCGCTGGCCTACGGGATCGACGCGATCCGGGTCGACGGCCAGGACGTCCTCGCAGTGTACGACGCCGTCGAGACCGCCCGCGAGCGAGTGCGTGACGGTGAACCGGTGTTCGTCGAATCGGTCACGTACCGTCTCGACGCGCACACGACGAGCGACGATCCCACGCGCTACCGCTCCGAGGAGGAGGTCGAGCACTGGGAAGCCCACGACCCGATCGAGCGCTACCGGGAGTTCCTGAAATCGGAGGGGCTGTGGTCCGAGATCGACCACGACGCCGTCGTCGAGGAGATCGACGCCGAGTTCGACGAGGCGCTCGCGGCCGCCAACGAGATGGAAGAGCGCGCCGTCTCGGAGATGTTCACGTACCTCTACGACGAACTGCCGCCGGAACTCGCCCGCCAACTGGCCGAGTTCGAGAACCTTCTCGAACGGCGGCCCGAGATGTACGATTACATCGAGCAGCGACCAAAGGGATGA
- a CDS encoding alpha-ketoacid dehydrogenase subunit beta, with amino-acid sequence MQATIVQAVNDALHTEMERDDRVVVFGEDVAESGGVFRATDELLEAFGSKRVVDTPLSEIAIVGGAAGMAMYGYRPVAEIQFSGFLPPAFDQLVTNASRIRWRTRGELSAPMVVRMPYGAGVRALEHHSESLEGAYGHIPGLQVVIPSTPADTKGLLTAAIRDPDPVLFMEPKRIYRSIREDVPEGEHEVPIGEAAVRREGDDVTVVAWGAMMPPTLDAVEDGGVDAEVIDLRSISPMDTETIVESVKKTGRCVVVHEGPRTLGVGSEIVARINDEALMYLEAPIERVTGFDTPVPLLSMEDFYFPHPPRILDGIETALAD; translated from the coding sequence ATGCAGGCCACTATCGTACAGGCGGTCAACGACGCACTGCACACGGAGATGGAACGCGACGACCGAGTCGTCGTCTTCGGCGAGGACGTCGCCGAGAGCGGCGGGGTCTTCCGCGCCACCGACGAACTGCTCGAAGCGTTCGGGAGCAAACGCGTGGTCGACACGCCGCTGTCGGAGATCGCGATCGTGGGCGGCGCGGCCGGGATGGCGATGTACGGCTACCGCCCGGTCGCCGAGATCCAGTTCTCGGGGTTCCTGCCGCCCGCGTTCGACCAGCTCGTCACGAACGCGAGTCGGATCCGCTGGCGCACCCGCGGCGAGTTGAGCGCCCCGATGGTCGTCCGGATGCCCTACGGTGCGGGCGTCCGAGCGCTCGAACACCACTCGGAGAGCCTGGAGGGCGCGTACGGCCACATTCCCGGCCTCCAGGTCGTGATCCCGAGCACGCCCGCAGACACCAAGGGACTGCTGACCGCGGCGATCCGCGACCCCGATCCCGTCCTGTTTATGGAACCGAAGCGGATCTATCGCTCCATCCGCGAGGACGTCCCCGAGGGCGAACACGAGGTCCCGATCGGCGAGGCGGCCGTCCGCCGGGAGGGCGACGACGTCACAGTCGTCGCGTGGGGCGCGATGATGCCGCCGACGCTCGATGCGGTCGAGGACGGGGGCGTCGACGCCGAGGTGATCGACCTCCGCTCGATCTCGCCGATGGACACCGAGACGATCGTCGAGTCGGTGAAGAAGACCGGCCGTTGCGTCGTCGTCCACGAGGGGCCGCGAACCCTGGGCGTCGGGAGCGAGATCGTCGCCCGCATCAACGACGAGGCGCTGATGTACCTCGAAGCGCCGATCGAGCGCGTGACCGGCTTCGACACGCCCGTCCCGCTGCTGTCGATGGAGGACTTCTACTTCCCGCATCCGCCGCGGATCCTCGACGGTATCGAGACGGCGCTCGCAGACTGA
- a CDS encoding 2-oxo acid dehydrogenase subunit E2, with the protein MVERTFELPDLGEGIAEGELVSWLVDEGESVVEDQVIAEVETDKALVEIPSPQEGTVAKLHYDESEIVPVDAVFVTFDVAGDAEDAGGSEPAGTADSTASEADAEPTEPSATTEAESSAGSEVRPGESDDAPVPSGRVFAAPSTRSLARELGVDLAAVEGSGPGGRVTGADVRAHAGDGGSPEAAVATDAVAATGATADGTEPAATAAPADAAAAESTRSDEDSGAEPAAAAAVAPTATDRDRTLAMPATRRLAEELGVDLDTVPASEEREGEPFVTPEDVERFAAGDSAGAAVTSSEAAAAQSDASTAAPSGEAGAAGATADAGGEPAVGDAEARSGERVPYRGVRRTIGEQMAESKYTAPHVSHHDEFDATELVELRTELAAIAEDEGVKLTYLPLVVKAVTTALQEHPYLNSSLDEEHEEIVLHDEYNVGIAVSTDAGLMVPVIDNADEKGLKQLADEIQDLAERARNRKIKPEEMRGGTFTITNIGVIGGEFSSPIINHPEAAIFAMGPIKERPWVVDGDVVARETMRFSMSVDHRLVDGADAAQFSNRVKELLVEPSRLLLE; encoded by the coding sequence ATGGTAGAACGAACCTTCGAGTTGCCGGACCTCGGGGAGGGCATCGCCGAGGGCGAACTCGTCTCGTGGCTCGTCGACGAAGGAGAGTCCGTCGTCGAGGACCAGGTCATCGCCGAGGTCGAAACCGACAAAGCGCTCGTCGAGATCCCGAGCCCACAGGAGGGGACCGTCGCGAAACTGCACTACGACGAGAGCGAGATCGTCCCGGTCGACGCGGTCTTCGTGACGTTCGACGTCGCGGGCGACGCGGAGGACGCCGGCGGGAGCGAGCCTGCTGGAACCGCCGATTCGACGGCTTCGGAAGCCGATGCGGAACCGACCGAGCCGAGTGCGACGACCGAGGCCGAGTCGAGTGCAGGGAGCGAGGTCCGGCCGGGGGAATCAGACGACGCTCCCGTTCCGTCGGGCCGCGTGTTCGCCGCGCCGAGCACCCGCTCGCTCGCGCGTGAACTCGGCGTCGATCTCGCTGCCGTCGAGGGGTCTGGCCCGGGAGGGCGAGTGACCGGTGCCGACGTCAGAGCGCACGCCGGCGACGGGGGCTCCCCGGAAGCGGCGGTCGCGACCGACGCCGTCGCGGCGACCGGAGCGACGGCCGACGGCACCGAACCGGCAGCCACCGCCGCGCCGGCGGACGCTGCCGCGGCGGAATCGACGCGGAGCGACGAGGACTCCGGGGCCGAACCTGCGGCCGCGGCGGCCGTCGCTCCGACCGCGACCGACCGCGACCGCACGCTCGCGATGCCGGCGACGCGACGGCTCGCCGAGGAACTCGGCGTCGACCTCGATACGGTGCCGGCCAGCGAGGAACGCGAGGGAGAACCGTTCGTGACGCCCGAGGACGTCGAGCGATTCGCGGCCGGCGACTCGGCGGGGGCTGCCGTGACTTCCTCCGAAGCGGCGGCCGCCCAGTCGGACGCGTCGACGGCCGCCCCGAGCGGAGAGGCGGGGGCCGCCGGAGCGACTGCCGACGCTGGCGGCGAACCGGCCGTCGGCGACGCCGAAGCCCGCTCGGGCGAGCGCGTCCCCTACCGCGGCGTTCGGCGGACGATCGGCGAACAGATGGCCGAATCGAAGTACACCGCCCCGCACGTGTCTCATCACGACGAGTTCGACGCGACCGAACTCGTGGAGTTGCGGACGGAACTCGCCGCCATCGCCGAGGACGAGGGCGTGAAGCTCACGTACCTGCCGCTCGTCGTGAAGGCGGTCACGACGGCGCTGCAGGAGCACCCGTACCTCAACTCCAGTCTCGACGAGGAGCACGAGGAGATCGTCCTCCACGACGAGTACAACGTCGGCATCGCGGTCTCGACGGATGCGGGCCTGATGGTCCCGGTGATCGACAACGCCGACGAGAAGGGACTCAAACAGCTGGCCGACGAGATCCAGGACCTCGCCGAGCGAGCGCGCAACCGCAAGATCAAACCCGAGGAGATGCGGGGCGGAACGTTCACGATCACGAACATCGGCGTGATCGGGGGCGAGTTCTCCTCGCCGATCATCAACCACCCCGAGGCGGCCATCTTCGCGATGGGGCCGATCAAGGAGCGCCCGTGGGTCGTCGACGGTGACGTCGTCGCCCGCGAGACGATGCGGTTCTCGATGTCCGTCGATCACCGCCTCGTCGACGGCGCGGACGCCGCCCAGTTCTCGAACCGCGTGAAGGAACTGCTCGTCGAGCCGTCGCGGCTGTTGCTGGAGTAG